The following is a genomic window from Halobacterium sp. R2-5.
CCGTCACCGGGACAGAACGCGGTGACCTGCTTCCCGTTCTTGATGAGCTGGACCCGCACGCACTTCCGGATCGCGGAATTGGGCTGTTTCGCTTCGATACCTACCTTCTCGAGGACGATGCCGCGACCCTGCGGCGCACCCTCGAGGGGGTCGGACTCCTTGCCGAGCCCCCGCTCTCGCCGCGCGTACTCCGAGTCGGACCACCGGTGCTTCTGGCGGTCCTTCTTCAGTTTCCGAGCGGCGTACTTGCCGTTCGACATACACCCGATTACCCAGCGGAAGCACTTAAACTCGGCCTTTCGCATCCACTTTTTGCGCTGCGCTCGGCGGCTTCGCCGCCTCGCTCGGCAAAAACGTGGTGAAAAAGCGCGTCGTCCTCCCTGCGGTCGTCCTCGCGCCCGCTCGCTACGCTCGCGGCGAACCGGCGACCTTCCGGGTCCTTCGGACCACTCGGTCGCCGGATGCTTGCCAGCCGGTGAATCAACCTGCCGGAGAGCATCGGCGAGCGAACGGTTCGGAGAACCTGAGCGACGCCGTTCGCCGCGCGACCGCAGGGAGCGCGGGCCGACGACTGAGCGGAGTGAAACGAAGCGAAGGAGGAGTGATTTTCCGCAAGTTTTTGCCGAGTGAGGTGCGCGGAGCGCACCTCACGCAGCGCAAAAAGTGCGCCTCAGGTTAGCTGAATGTCGTCGATGTCGAAGTGCCGGTCGGCGAGCTGCTTGGCGGCTTCGATGTTCTTACCGCCGGTGCCGATGGCGACACCCTTGTCGTCGTGGGCGACTTCGGCGTACGCGACCGTGGTGTCG
Proteins encoded in this region:
- a CDS encoding 30S ribosomal protein S12; translation: MSNGKYAARKLKKDRQKHRWSDSEYARRERGLGKESDPLEGAPQGRGIVLEKVGIEAKQPNSAIRKCVRVQLIKNGKQVTAFCPGDGAISFIDEHDEVTIAGIGGAKGRAMGDLSGVNYKVEKVNGVSLIELVRGNAEKPVR